A stretch of Lactuca sativa cultivar Salinas chromosome 6, Lsat_Salinas_v11, whole genome shotgun sequence DNA encodes these proteins:
- the LOC111908801 gene encoding uncharacterized protein LOC111908801: MVFLFPSPLPTPPPPHLPPPPPSLPPSPLLKDEHVEEHIEEHEHVEVEETEQHDPIKDLVDIYDPRRWKKLNLDEIKILVEKGPKRDSSIMYGPYDKFGRRFSAALYTRTLSNLEKCDREWLVYSKELDRVFCFCCKVFRKEISKGKLDGEGYADWHHVTTRVKEHEISLDHLTNRNKWFDMRKRLNLNETIDKVQHEQFKKERDYWKQVLLRIIAVVKFLAKHNLAFRGSNEKLYKKGNGNFMGVIEMLEEFDPVIKEHVRRITRLFDITLEELKSLGLQIDDMRGQGYDNGANMKGNTKECKRDF; this comes from the exons ATGGTATTTCTTTTTCCATCACCATTGCCGACACCGCCACCACCACATCTGCCTCCGCCACCACCATCTCTGCCTCCGTCACCACTACTTAAAGATGAG CATGTTGAAGAGCACATTGAAGAGCACGAGCATGTAGAAGTAGAAGAGACAGAACAACATGACCCTATTAAAGACCTTGTTGATATATATGATCCAAGAAGGTGGAAAAAACTTAATTTGGATGAGATTAAAATTTTGGTTGAGAAAGGTCCTAAAAGAGATAGTAGTATTATGTATGGTCCCTACGATAAATTTGGTAGACGATTTTCTGCAGCTTTGTATACAAGAACTTTATCAAATTTGGAGAAGTGTGATAGAGAATGGCTAGTATATTCGAAAGAGCTAGACAGGGTATTTTGTTTCTGTTGTAAAGTGTTTAGAAAAGAGATTTCAAAAGGTAAATTGGATGGTGAAGGTTATGCAGATTGGCACCATGTTACCACTAGGGTTAAAGAACACGAAATTTCATTGGATCATCTTACAAATAGGAATAAGTGGTTTGACATGCGTAAAAGATTGAACTTGAACGAAACAATTGATAAAGTTCAACATGAGCAATTCAAGAAAGAAAGAGATTACTGGAAACAAGTGCTTTTAAGAATTATTGCAGTAGTGAAGTTTCTTGCTAAACATAATTTAGCATTTCGTGGATCCAATGAAAAGTTGTATAAAAAAG GTAATGGAAATTTTATGGGTGTCATTGAAATGTTGGAAGAGTTTGACCCGGTTATCAAAGAGCATGTGCGACGGATCACAA GATTATTTGATATTACACTTGAGGAGTTAAAGTCTCTTGGTCTTCAAATTGATGATATGCGTGGTCAAGGCTATGATAATGGGGCAAACATGAAAGGAAACACGAAGGAGTGCAAAAGAGATTTTTAG
- the LOC111908802 gene encoding uncharacterized protein LOC111908802, with protein MTNKCIKGKNFFGFIQRIYTIFANSTKRWEILKDNVKAWSLKSLCQTRWESRVESVKAIKLQLVDVREALLQVGEKDNDAAIASEATSLAEKELSDFEFLVSTVVWYEVLNHVNIVSKKLRSKDMHLDNAITEIKKLIGYFKNYRETGFLKAIVEAKEIAIEMGIDPIFPQKRLLKGKKAISSLETRFEQFKEYDKVFGFLFPQNLRGIVDKDLKLYCHRLEKPLKFEERSDNDVEELYTKLKLFETLETNEFSNPKDVLKFLKELDYFPNASIAYRILLTIPVTVASAERSFSKLKFVKSYLRSTMTQKRLNGLAMISIENEILESIDYEELINQFAIKNARRASRIVG; from the exons ATGACTAACAAGTGTATTAAAGGAAAGAACTTTTTTGGATTCATCCAACGTATTTATACTATCTTTGCGAATTCTACTAAGAGGTGGGAAATTTTGAAAGATAATGTTAAAGCTTGGAGTCTTAAGTCATTGTGTCAAACTCGTTGGGAAAGTCGGGTCGAGAGTGTAAAGGCTATTAAACTGCAACTTGTGGATGTACGGGAAGCTTTACTTCAAGTTGGAGAAAAAGATAATGATGCTGCAATTGCAAGTGAAGCAACTTCACTAGCAGAAAAAGAACTTAGTGACTTTGAATTTTTGGTATCAACTGTTGTTTGGTATGAAGTATTAAACCATGTGAATATTGTGAGTAAGAAGTTACGATCAAAGGATATGCATCTTGATAATGCTATTACagaaataaaaaaattgattGGGTACTTCAAGAATTATAGAGAAACTGGTTTTTTAAAAGCGATTGTTGAAGCTAAGGAGATTGCTATTGAAATGGGTATTGATCCAATATTTCCACAAAAGCGTTTATTGAAAGGAAAAAAAG CTATTTCTTCTCTTGAGACAAGATTTGAACAATTCAAAGAGTATGATAAAgtatttggttttttatttccaCAAAATTTGAGGGGAATTGTAGATAAAGATCTTAAGTTATATTGTCATCGTCTTGAAAAACCACTCAAGTTTGAAGAAAGATCGGATAATGATGTTGAGGAACTTTATACGAAGTTGAAATTATTTGAGACATTGGAAACCAATGAATTTAGCAACCCTAAAgatgttttgaagtttttgaaagaACTTGATTATTTTCCAAATGCAAGCATTGCATATAGAATATTATTGACTATTCCAGTAACGGTCGCATCTGCAGAAAGAAGTTTTTCCAAATTGAAATTTGTGAAATCTTACCTACGCTCCACAATGACCCAAAAAAGACTTAACGGTTTGGCGATGATATCTATCGAGAACGAAATCTTAGAGAGTATAGACTACGAAGAGTTGATCAACCAATTTGCAATCAAGAATGCTAGGAGAGCTTCAAGGATCGTCGGTTAG